ATTGCCACCAAGGCCATTAACCTtcgtgtaatgctgaggctttataaggcactgggcagaccgcatttggagtatcgtgagcagttttgggcgccatctctgaggaaggatgtgctggcgttggagaagaTCCAGAGCAGATTTACGAGAATGGTCCTGagaaatgattgggttaacatatgttgagcatttgatggcactgggcctgtactcgccgaagtttagaatgatgaggggagatctcattgataCTTTCCAAATAGAGTGGATGGGAagaaaatgtttccactagtgggagagtctaggaccagagggcacacccttagaataaaaagacgtacctttaaaaaggtgatgaggaggaatttatttcgtcaaaggcggtgaatctgtggaatttattgccacagatggctgtagaggccaagttctTGGGTATTTATAaggtggagattaacagattcttgattagaacaggtgtcaaaggttatgaggagaaggcaggagaatgggatcgagaggaaaagatagacctgccatgattgaaaggcggagtagactagatgggtcaaatggcctaattttgccgcTATAACTATCTTATGAACCTCACTTTCTGTTTCACAATGCATCTCCAACATTTTTCTGGCGCTTTCTCCCTTTTTGTCACAGAGAAGAGATTCTTGTGCATGAATATTTATTGTATTTGGTAATTTTTACTTCAATGAATACTGAATATCTACCAGCCCGTGTACATTGCAGCAGGAAGCGGAACTTATTTGCAAGTCTGACCAACTGAGAATGGGACAATGAGCTAAAATAGTCAGGTTAAATAGTTCAATGGACAGATACATAATGTGACGCATTTACGTATAGGTGCTCACAGAAAATAACATTGAGGAAGATTACATCTTTTTGCAAAATAAAATTTGATGcgttttttttctccccccccaaaCAAAATTAACTATTTCAATGTGATGCCAGTAGTGACCAAAGTAACCCGACGCaacataatttaaaacaaaacatgctTATTTCATTTGCTTCTCTTCTGCAATGATCTTCtggtaatgtttttattgttaagACCGTGCCGACTGTCATGTCTGAGGATGTGAGGAGCTCGCACTACACGTGGCTCTCATACAGAACCCGGGTGGGTTTCCGGACCACGGCTGGTGAAGGATGCTCGATGTTTTCCATCACCACCACTGTGACATGGTCGCCGTTGGCTTCTGGCACCGTATCCTCGCAGGCAATCTCCGGCTCGGAGTTCTGGCCAGCATCCGCCGGTTCGGAGTTCTGGCCAAAATCCGCCGGTTCGGAGTTCTGGCCCGCCGGTTCGGAGTTCTGGCCATCCGCCGGTTCGGAGTTCTGCCCAGCGTCCGCCGGTCCTGCCTCCGTCTCCTCGGCATCCTCCTCGGGCTGGTGGCTGGCACTTTGCTGAGATTGTCCCTCCTCGCTGTTAGTCAAGGGGTGCACAGACACCTTAATTGCAATCTGTTGGGGCTGCTCGTGCAAAGACACCTCGTCCGAGTCCCCAGCCGACGAGTTACTCCACTTTATAGCGTTGGGTACGGAGTACAGTTCACCCTGAGCGTCCCGCCTGGCCGGCACATCTCCCACGTACATATGACTTGCCTCTTCCATGCCTACAACCTCCATGATCTCCTCCACAAGCATCTTGCAGTTCATGATGAGCGGAGGGAGAGGCACGCTTCTGGCCAGCTCCTCTATGTAGCGGGCAAATTCCATCGTCTTGAATTGGGTGACCTTGGCCAGCTCTAGGGTCTTGGCCGACGTGATGATGGGGATGCGCTTCGCAATCTCGAAGGCTTTCTGCAGCTTCTCAGCACCCTCTGTCCTGAAAAACTCATTGATGGCTTTCTCGGTCTTCTTGAGGTGGCTGCTCATCATACACAGGCGGGTGACGTTCAAGATCATCACTATAGTGAACGCCACGAGGCAAACGATCATGTAGTAAATGCCCATATCCCCCGAGGTGAAGATGACTCGTAGAGTCACCGTGTAGTTGATGGTCCCGTAAGGGTTGGAGGCCACACAAGTGTACTTCCCTCGATCCTCAAACGTCACCATGGTGATGTTCAGCAAACCGCTCTCCGATATCCAACACTTCCCTGGTGAAAGAATAGGGAAAAATCCTTTGAATAAATTGGTCATAAGTTCGTAAGTtgcaggggcagaattaggccattcggcccatcaagtctactccgccattcaaccgtggctgatctatctatcccactcgacagcgcagaaacaggccctttgccccaactcaatcaccttgaccaagatgccctcatTTGGCCCTCATCCCTCCAGATCTTCCTATCCCAGTACCtttccaagtgtcctttaaatgtcgtctattgtaactgcctcaaccactgaagaagggtcctgacccgaaacgtcacctgttcatgttctccagagatgctgcctgacccgctgatttactctagcactttgtgtcctcttcagGAACAGATAAtttccacccatcaacttctTGAATCAACCTGCATAACACTAATTCTACCTCATCAATGGAACACTGCAAACCATCCATTGCACTCCCCTGGACTTGGTTTCTAATTGTGTGTTTTGCACATGTCTTGTTTTTGGCAAGTCCTTTTCCTATACCTGTCTTGTACGACTAAAGTGTAATTCATACGCAATTTGTTTATAATAGACGCTGCCCGACTGATGAAAGGGTTACGCCCTACACGCCCTTGCGCAAGTCAGATGTATGCAAGTCGGAAACGGAAGTGCTGCTGCGCACACTCAAATTTACTATTCaacacggtggggggggggggggggtgagagctctgattttactgaaaccaattaacctttacGTTTTTGGagttcaggcccttcggcccacggaatcCATGCTgacgtacactagttccatcctacacactaggggcaatttacagaagccaattgaagtacaaacctgcaaatctttagaatgtgggaggaaaccggagcccctggaggaaacctacatggtcatagggagaatgtataaactccgtatagtCAACACCCGTGGTCCAGATCGGACTCTCTGGTGTTGTAACCGCTGCACACAATGCAGAATAAGTTGTTCCCGAACCTGGACGTTacgttttcaggctcctacaccttctgcccgatggcaggggtggaaTAAGAGGGCGGGTCTTTGATGAAACTGTCTGAGGCAAATcctgtagatgggactagtgtagatggggcatgttggtcggatttgggaagttgggctgaaggacctgtttccatgttgtatgaaaaATGTCCtgttcataagagcagaattaggccattcggcccatcaagtctactctgccattcaatcatggctgttctacctttccctctcaaccccattctcctgccttttccccattacccctgacacccgtactaatcaagaatctgtcaatctcagccttaaaaatactcattgacatggcctccgcagccatctgtggcaatgaattccacagattcaccaccctctgccgaaaaaaaatcctcatctgctttctaaaggcacatccttttattctgaggctatgccctctggtcctagactctccaactaatggacatatcctctccacatccattctatccagtccTTTCTGTGACTATATGCCTATGACTCGATGATCTCTTCAAAGTCAGGACCATAATGACACATCATCCAAATATAATCAATTATTCACATTTTATTGATATTGATTTAACtattaaaatgttgcctggaGCGTAGCTGGGATTGTATTGAACCTTCCATGACAGTAGAGGACATGGAAGTAACTCTCAGCATAATATAAATAGTTCCATTAAGGTTCACTGTAAACTTTACCAAAATAGACGCGTTTTAACAACAGGGTTTCCATTCGAAATCACAGTGACGTTTGAAGCCACTGCAGCCTGTGGTTATGGGACCAGACACACAGTTCAAACATGCTATTTAAaacctcctccttcttcttcttcttctagcgtatggcgtgcacagcctaaagttgtaggtcgacTTGTTCTATTTGTGCACGTCTtgtttgtgcatgccgggttgattgcaatagtcggaacagggcggaccacgtgaaggttgcaatctcccatgcCACGCTTTAACATGAATcttgagtttagaaatacagtgcggaaacaggcccttcagcccaagtccgcaccaaccagtgattacggcgtacaccagcactatccttcacaccagggacaatttacaaagtttaccaaagctaattaactgacaaaccggtatgtctttggggtgtgggatgaaaccagaactGGAGAATCTGGCTAATGGGTGTGTAAACTGCTGGGTTGCCGGAATAAAATGGGCATATTTCCACGTTATATCACGAACCTAACCTAACCCGTCTCCACTGCATTACATTCTTGTATTTTGTACAGGAGCGGAGAGTAGGAgaaacaggaggggggggggggggggggggggggggggggggggggggggggggggggtgttagaggttacctaaatttggaaaattcaatattcataccgttggtaTGCACATTAAGTGGTATTTTTAAAGTTAAATAAAGGCACCATTTCCACAGACACGGGACTAGTAACTGGACTGTGGTCAAAAGACCTAAGGGAAGATTAAAACATAATTGTGCTAACGCAATGATTTTTTTGTCTGCAATGCACTGCTAAAGAGCAAGGTTCAATAGAAGCGAGAAAAGAGGAATTGATTATCGAATCATAGGACATTCTAATGGGAAAATGCACAAGGGGAACTAATTGGTTAACTCCACGAACGGACAGGGAGTCAATGATGGGCCAAACAGGCTCTCCCAGTCACCAAAcattttatctccccttcccattgccagagtgatgctACATGGAAACTgggtgaacagcacctcatattccacttgggtagcttactgtACAAAccaactgtatgaacattgaattctccagattTAGGTGACTTCTAACAAACCCCCACCTCTCAACTTTCTCCACACATTCCTCCACCAACctttttcctctccccttccatgttccccacctggATCCActcatttctcccctctcccagcccCTCTTCCTACATTTTCTCTTCTGGCTTCACTATGCACAACTGTTCaaatttgtctcacaccttctgcttttatctctggccttttctCCACGACCTGCCTATCAACCCTTCCttccttgcctgtgttcacctattaccgttCTGTCCTGCCTCACCGCTCTTGCAGCTGCCCACTCCTatgacgatcagtctgaagaaggatattgaCAAGAAACATAATCtacccatgtactccagagatgctgcctgacccgctgagttactccagtattttagggtggcccagtggcacagcggtagagttgccacctcacagcgtcagagacccgggttcgatcctgactatgggtgctgtctgcacggagtttgcaccttctccatgtgatgcgtggggtttctccgggtgctccatccGGTTCCCTTGCACATTCCAAAGAGtttgtaggtttagtttagtttagagatagagcgtggaaacaggacttcgacccaccgagtccgtgccgaccagctaccaccccgtacactagcactctcctacacacgaggggcaatttgcacctgctaattaacctccaaacctgtaagtctttggaatgtgggagtaaaccggcagagtagccggagaaaacccaagcggccacagggagaacgtacaaactccatgcagacaggacccatagtcagcatcaaacccaggtatctggagctgtaaggcagcaaatctactgctgcgccattatgCTGCCTgcatacgaggtgatcgctggtcgtcgtggatttggtgggctgaatgtcctgtttccacgctgtatttctaaaactaaaacacattgtgtccttttgtgtaaaccagcatctgcagttccttgctcctgGATTTTGACTGCTCTCTACCCACTGTGCGCAGAGTGCAGTGCTTTCAGCTTTTTTGCATTTAATCccaggtgctgactggtgaagAGGCCTCTGCTGCTAAGCTTTTGCCAACTGGGTATTTTTAGAAATCCTGACACGTTCCCTGGTCGACAAATTGCGTATTCAGCTGCATTCTGTGACGCTATGTGATGGGCGGACCTGCATAATTGGCAACTGGCCACCAGCACGGCAAGTGTTTCCTTAAAAGTACTCAGACATTTTGTGCAAGATCTTCCACATTAGGCAGATTGCATGCTAATTGCTATTCTTTGTGCATTTAACTTACAAGCACAAGCAAGTCACCCAGCACTGCCAGTCTACACTGGAGTTTATACTTCATACGGGGCTCCCATCGACAGATCCCCTTCCTTATCACAGATGCTTAGaccaaagatgctggaatctcgagcaaaacaaTGGGCAGATGCAATGGTAGCATTTATTTAGATTCATATAcaaccagggatgtaatgctgagtctACAAGGCACTTGTCAGAcagcatgtggagtattgtgggctATTTTGgtcctcatatctgaggaaggatctgaaGATCCTTctatgaccagaggtcatagtatCAGTATAAAAGGACGGACCTTaaaggagatcaggaggaatgtctttattcagagggtggtgaatctgtggaagtcattgccatagaaggcggtggaggccgtcaatggatatttttaaggcagagattgacagattcttgattactagtaagggtgtcaggggttatgtggaggaagcaggagaatggggttgagagcgaaagagaggccaggcatgattgaatggcgactaTGGccactggtcccagactctcccaccggtggaaacatcctctccacatccactctatccaggcctttcactattcggtaagtttccaggaaggaacaaaggagaatctggcgtgggggggggacctccgtgaggggggggggtcccgctgtgaggggggggggggggaaaaagaacaAGGGAGGACCTGGCGTAGGAATCCGTAAACTTTGGAAGCGCCCTTTATGGGTGAATTTCACTGCGAtgttacatttgacaataaagtattctattcAATAAGGTCCCTCCTTATCCtgctaaactctagcgagtacagtgCAATGTATGGAATCTTCTATCCAGAGAGCTGAGGATGTTCAGACTTACTGTTATCAGACTCCCACTGCTGTCAGACTATTGAATGCACCTCCCCTAATCCAAGGGTGAAGTTCAGATGACCaaacctacagtgcattcagaaagtattcaggccccttcactttttccacattttgttacgttacaaccttattctaaaattgattaaattctttattttattatcaaactacacgcaataccccataataaaaaaatgaaaacaggtgtttagaaatgtttgcaaaataatttaaaagaaataactgaaatatcacatttacataagtattcagaccctttactcaatacATTGTTGAggtacctttggcagcgattacagtctcgagtcttcttgggtatgacgctacaagcgtGGCGCAATTTGGGTAATTTCggccattcttctctgcagagcctctcaagctctgtcaggttggatggggagcgtcgatgcacagctattttcaggtccctccagagatgttcgatcgggttcaagttcgGGCTCTGACACTGGCTGGCCCACTTAAGGACATtgtcagacttgtcacaaagtcactcctacattgtcttggctgtgtgcttatggtcattgtcctgttggaaggtgaacctccgtcccagtctgaggtccagaacggtctggagcaggttttcatcaggtTTTCATCTCTTTACTTTGTTCCGCTCATCTTTCCCTCTATcttgactggtctcccagttcctgccatgcAAAAACATCCCCACCgcttgatgctgccaccaccatgcttcaccataggtatggtattagccaggtgatgagcggtgcctggtttcctccagacgtgacacttggcattcaggccaaagagtccaATCTTgggttcatcagaccagagaatcttgtttaggtgccttttggcaaactccaagcgggctgtcatgtgccttttacagaggagtggcttccgtctggccactctaccatacaGGCCTGATTGgtagagtgctgcagatataattttccttctggaaagttctcccatctccacagaagagctctggagctctgtcagagtgatcatcgggttcttggtcacctcccagaCCAAAGCCCTTCTCCCCGACTGCTCaatttggccgggtggccagctctatgaagagtcctagtggttccaaagttcttccatttaagaatgacggaggccactatgctctgcgggacctgcaatgctgcagaaaatgTTTTTAAACCCTTCCCTAgattcgacacaatcctgtctcggaggtctacggacaattccttcatcttcatggcttggtttttgctctgacatgcactgtcaactgcgggaccttatatggacagcctttccaaatcatgtccaatcaatttaatgtaccactggtgaactccaatcaagttgtagaaacatctcaaggataatccatggaaacaggatgaacccaagctcaattttgagtgtcatagcaaagggtctgaatactttcataaatgggatatttcagttatttatttttaattactttgcaaaaatttctaaacctgtttttgtttcttcatcctggggtattgcgtgtagatggatgattaaaaaaataataatttaacccattttaaaataaagctgtAACGTAAGAAAACGCGGAtaaagtgaaagggtctgaatactttctgaatgcactatgtCTCACTGCAGTCCTTGGACTTTGTTTTGATCTGCAGTCTCTCGGCAGCTGTAACGCTATAATGCTGcaacacaatattctgcactggTATCCTGTGTAACACTACCTGTTATACTTGAGTATGGCCTGATTGTTCTCATGTGTAGAACAATTTGACTGGATAGTCCAATGCAAACAAAGTTTATCGCTGTGTCTTAGCGCAAGTGACAATAATACATcaacagaaggccgtggaggccgtcaatggaaatatttaaggcggagggtacgatagatcagccaggattgaatggcggaatagacttgatgggtggaatagctttgatgggctgaatggcctaatactgctcttataacttatggccttatgaagttatgaatccATACCAATACCAATCATGTTCTTATATCTTTGAAAACTTATTTTTTTTTAGCCTTATTGGATTGTGTTTTATGTGGTGGTCAAAGCTGTTGAATAACagttgtcccaccccagtcattccttcttctccct
This portion of the Leucoraja erinacea ecotype New England chromosome 3, Leri_hhj_1, whole genome shotgun sequence genome encodes:
- the LOC129695412 gene encoding microfibrillar-associated protein 3-like, which codes for MAARISLRCCFLLSVSGYLLCALAQGTNLTVVNGTERMVGRVPFITSQLDHLIAKEGLSVAIGCNVSGSPVLQVQWYNSNGRLLNQEEGKCWISESGLLNITMVTFEDRGKYTCVASNPYGTINYTVTLRVIFTSGDMGIYYMIVCLVAFTIVMILNVTRLCMMSSHLKKTEKAINEFFRTEGAEKLQKAFEIAKRIPIITSAKTLELAKVTQFKTMEFARYIEELARSVPLPPLIMNCKMLVEEIMEVVGMEEASHMYVGDVPARRDAQGELYSVPNAIKWSNSSAGDSDEVSLHEQPQQIAIKVSVHPLTNSEEGQSQQSASHQPEEDAEETEAGPADAGQNSEPADGQNSEPAGQNSEPADFGQNSEPADAGQNSEPEIACEDTVPEANGDHVTVVVMENIEHPSPAVVRKPTRVLYESHV